From the Acidovorax carolinensis genome, one window contains:
- a CDS encoding TrbC/VirB2 family protein, with protein sequence MTQMIVPAFRFSANPALRLARLRCLARPAAQGLLLAALLLFLAGTAQAAGSSMPWEGPLQSILESIQGPVARIVAVIIIIATGLALAFGDTSGGFRKLIQIVFGLSIAFAASSFFLSFFSFSGGAVV encoded by the coding sequence ATGACGCAGATGATCGTTCCTGCTTTCCGTTTTTCTGCAAATCCGGCTTTGCGTCTTGCGCGGCTGCGCTGCCTGGCCCGCCCTGCGGCGCAAGGGCTGCTGCTGGCCGCGCTGCTGTTGTTCCTGGCCGGAACCGCGCAGGCCGCCGGTTCCTCGATGCCGTGGGAAGGCCCGCTGCAATCCATCCTCGAATCCATCCAGGGGCCGGTGGCGCGCATCGTCGCGGTCATCATCATCATCGCCACCGGCCTTGCGCTGGCCTTCGGCGACACCTCCGGCGGATTCCGCAAGCTGATCCAGATCGTCTTCGGCCTGTCCATCGCCTTCGCGGCTTCGAGCTTCTTCCTGTCGTTCTTCAGCTTCTCCGGCGGGGCCGTCGTATGA
- a CDS encoding DUF3861 domain-containing protein produces the protein MRQYLYRVTLEQLTDSHGVPSERKPLQFKVGNHDDIISVVTWIRSRGDFSSQADAAAFAVGLKLFGGAILANKDNPLLFSFLPQLYQFVKDLKAGSTDSQRKD, from the coding sequence ATGAGGCAATACCTTTATCGCGTAACTCTGGAGCAATTGACGGATTCACATGGCGTCCCCAGTGAACGCAAGCCTCTGCAGTTTAAGGTTGGGAATCATGACGACATCATCTCTGTCGTGACGTGGATTCGCAGCAGAGGTGATTTCAGCAGCCAGGCAGATGCGGCGGCATTTGCGGTTGGCCTGAAGCTGTTTGGCGGAGCCATCCTGGCGAACAAAGACAACCCGCTTCTATTTTCATTCCTGCCGCAGCTATATCAGTTTGTCAAGGATTTGAAAGCAGGATCAACCGACAGCCAAAGAAAAGACTGA
- a CDS encoding LysR family transcriptional regulator gives MELRHLRYFLAVAEELRFARAAEKLHIEQSPLSRAIKELEEELGVALFARTTRSTRLTHAGTLFLEHVRRVFAALEQARDSVKAAANGFHGQLRVALSDGITPSRLPTLLALCRQEEPEVEIRFFEVPLSQQIKGLHDDLYDVGFAQSDEVGDGIVALPAWSDALMVAVPARHPLLAHKRIPLDELLRYPLVLCDPQVCEGHAKHVERVLRRADMEPLIAERVATCDLMMALVSAGFALGLAGAAHISASREPGVVARPLASRVPPLTTYLLRLDGDPSDELARFIERVQTIETPETPRPIRGRSSDPPEELMP, from the coding sequence ATGGAGCTTCGTCACCTTCGATACTTCCTGGCCGTGGCCGAAGAACTCCGTTTCGCTCGTGCGGCGGAGAAGCTGCATATTGAACAATCGCCGCTGTCGCGGGCCATCAAGGAACTGGAGGAAGAACTCGGTGTGGCGCTGTTTGCCCGTACCACGCGCAGTACGCGGCTAACCCATGCCGGAACATTGTTCTTGGAGCATGTGCGTCGCGTGTTTGCCGCCTTGGAACAAGCGCGTGATAGCGTGAAAGCGGCAGCTAATGGCTTTCATGGACAATTGCGAGTGGCCTTGTCGGATGGCATTACACCGTCGCGCTTGCCGACCTTGTTGGCGTTATGTCGTCAGGAAGAACCCGAGGTCGAAATCCGCTTCTTCGAGGTGCCGCTGTCGCAGCAGATTAAAGGGTTGCACGATGATCTATACGACGTGGGGTTTGCTCAGTCCGACGAGGTGGGCGATGGCATCGTCGCGTTGCCAGCTTGGAGTGATGCGCTAATGGTGGCGGTCCCCGCTCGCCATCCTCTACTGGCCCACAAGCGTATCCCCTTGGACGAACTGCTGCGCTATCCGCTGGTTTTGTGCGATCCGCAAGTGTGTGAAGGCCATGCCAAACACGTGGAACGAGTGCTGCGTCGTGCTGACATGGAACCGTTGATCGCAGAGCGAGTTGCCACATGCGATCTGATGATGGCGCTGGTATCAGCCGGCTTCGCGCTCGGGCTGGCGGGCGCTGCGCATATTTCCGCCAGCCGTGAACCGGGAGTGGTAGCGCGGCCACTTGCGTCGCGTGTACCTCCGCTGACGACTTACTTGCTTCGTCTTGACGGTGATCCGTCCGACGAACTTGCACGGTTCATCGAACGGGTACAGACAATTGAAACGCCGGAGACTCCCAGGCCCATCCGAGGCCGCAGTTCTGATCCACCGGAGGAATTGATGCCATGA
- a CDS encoding efflux transporter outer membrane subunit has protein sequence MTSQPLLSQLLRQAGTALCTISLVGCAVGPDFVKPDDRLAAVQLSPRADYAQAQETSAANFPSSWWTLFNDDVLADLQARAQAGNLNLQIASERIEQSRAQLGIASSLLLPSVGASAGYSREALSEHGKFAALGAPTSASDFWQLGFDASWELDLWGRARRSREGAAAAFEATVYEREAARVALSAEVARTYLQLRGTQAQLDITRQNLEVADRTLRLAESRERNGVATRFETASARAQLATVEALVPELVQRRNTLMNALALLQGEEPRALDAQLLEAMPLPSLPSNVPVGLPSELAHRRPDIQRAEAQLHAATAAIGVAKADFYPRIGLRGRVGVEAFEFNDLDSWDSRFFSVGPTVYLPIFQGGRLKQRLALNEARQRTAAIAYRQTVLQAWHEVDNALDAWAAQQHRHAELLVSYEQNKQALHAAERGYQEGAADYLNVLAAQRGVLASQTSLNASATNAALTLVNLYKSLGGGWDPDALTSDRQAGGDAPLTTTASSATSPSKAGQ, from the coding sequence ATGACGTCACAACCGCTGCTCTCACAACTGCTGCGACAAGCAGGCACGGCGCTCTGCACGATCTCACTGGTCGGCTGTGCGGTGGGTCCTGACTTCGTGAAACCCGACGACAGGCTTGCAGCCGTTCAACTGTCGCCCAGGGCGGATTACGCGCAGGCTCAGGAAACATCCGCTGCGAACTTCCCATCGTCATGGTGGACGCTGTTCAACGATGACGTGTTAGCGGATCTGCAAGCCCGTGCGCAGGCGGGCAACCTGAACCTGCAGATCGCTTCCGAGCGCATTGAGCAAAGCCGGGCGCAGTTGGGGATTGCTTCCTCGCTGCTGCTGCCCAGCGTGGGCGCATCGGCAGGCTATTCCCGCGAGGCCCTCAGCGAGCACGGCAAGTTTGCCGCGTTGGGTGCACCGACGAGCGCGAGCGATTTCTGGCAGTTGGGATTCGACGCCAGTTGGGAACTCGATCTGTGGGGCCGCGCGCGGCGATCGCGCGAAGGCGCCGCAGCCGCCTTCGAGGCCACTGTGTATGAGCGCGAGGCGGCACGGGTGGCCTTGTCCGCCGAAGTGGCCCGCACCTACCTCCAATTGCGAGGAACGCAGGCGCAACTGGACATCACCCGGCAGAACCTGGAGGTCGCCGATCGCACCCTGCGCCTTGCCGAAAGCCGTGAGCGCAACGGTGTCGCCACGCGCTTTGAAACCGCTTCGGCGCGCGCGCAACTGGCAACGGTGGAGGCGCTGGTGCCAGAACTGGTCCAGCGCCGCAACACGCTGATGAACGCCTTGGCACTGCTGCAGGGGGAGGAGCCGCGCGCCCTCGATGCGCAGTTGCTTGAGGCGATGCCCTTGCCTTCGCTTCCTTCCAATGTGCCGGTGGGCCTGCCCTCCGAATTGGCGCACAGGCGGCCGGACATACAGCGCGCCGAAGCCCAGCTCCATGCCGCGACGGCGGCCATCGGCGTCGCCAAGGCCGATTTCTACCCGCGGATCGGCTTGCGGGGAAGAGTCGGCGTCGAGGCCTTCGAGTTCAACGACCTCGACAGTTGGGATTCCCGGTTCTTCTCCGTTGGCCCGACAGTCTATCTCCCGATCTTTCAGGGCGGTCGTTTGAAGCAGCGCCTGGCGCTGAACGAGGCACGGCAAAGAACAGCCGCCATTGCCTATCGGCAGACGGTGCTGCAAGCCTGGCATGAAGTGGACAACGCCCTGGACGCCTGGGCAGCCCAGCAGCACCGACATGCCGAATTGCTGGTTTCGTATGAACAGAACAAGCAGGCGCTGCATGCTGCCGAGCGCGGCTATCAGGAAGGCGCTGCCGACTACCTGAATGTCCTGGCCGCGCAGCGTGGCGTCCTTGCCAGCCAGACCAGCCTCAATGCCAGCGCCACCAACGCCGCGCTCACCCTGGTCAATCTCTACAAGTCGCTGGGCGGTGGCTGGGACCCTGACGCACTCACATCCGACCGGCAGGCCGGCGGCGATGCGCCCCTGACGACCACTGCGTCGTCTGCCACCTCGCCATCAAAGGCCGGCCAATGA
- a CDS encoding VirB3 family type IV secretion system protein, protein MSAPDTFADGFEVPLHRSLTEPILLGGAPRTVAIANGTLAAAVGLGLQLWIPGVVLWIVGHSLAVWGARVDPQFMQVFARHIKHRSLLDV, encoded by the coding sequence ATGAGTGCCCCGGACACCTTCGCGGACGGCTTCGAGGTGCCGCTGCATCGCTCGCTGACCGAGCCGATTCTGCTTGGCGGTGCGCCGCGCACCGTGGCGATCGCCAACGGCACGCTGGCCGCCGCCGTCGGGCTGGGCCTGCAACTGTGGATTCCCGGCGTGGTGCTCTGGATCGTCGGCCATTCGCTGGCGGTGTGGGGTGCGCGCGTCGATCCGCAGTTCATGCAGGTCTTCGCCCGGCACATCAAGCACCGCTCGCTGCTGGACGTGTGA
- a CDS encoding TetR/AcrR family transcriptional regulator yields the protein MTAPPPSSGELNAKALTVLRAARNVFLTHGFSAATTDMIQREAGVSKSTVYAHYANKEALFTAVIEAECAAFTNTVQGIEFRPGKLRETLTLLARAYLNIVLSPGGLAVFRVVIAEGPRFPQLARTFYLAGPQVMTAMVAEQLANAAASGEVDLGEIGRETAASLFINLVRGEPQLQCLTHPDAAPSSAQIDQWANAAVMTFMRAYGCGEDSPNKRSRS from the coding sequence ATGACCGCCCCGCCGCCGAGCAGCGGCGAGCTGAACGCCAAGGCTCTCACCGTTCTGCGCGCTGCGCGAAACGTCTTCCTGACCCATGGGTTCAGCGCGGCAACAACCGACATGATCCAGCGCGAGGCTGGCGTGTCCAAGTCCACGGTTTACGCGCACTACGCGAACAAGGAAGCACTCTTCACCGCGGTAATCGAAGCCGAATGTGCAGCGTTCACGAACACGGTGCAGGGCATCGAGTTCCGCCCGGGGAAGCTGCGAGAAACGTTGACCCTGTTGGCTCGGGCCTACTTGAACATCGTGCTGTCTCCGGGCGGGCTGGCTGTCTTCCGCGTCGTGATCGCCGAAGGCCCACGCTTTCCCCAGCTCGCACGGACGTTCTATCTGGCCGGCCCGCAGGTCATGACGGCGATGGTGGCCGAACAACTGGCCAATGCGGCAGCATCCGGCGAGGTCGATCTTGGCGAGATTGGCCGCGAGACGGCCGCCAGTCTGTTCATCAACCTGGTTCGGGGTGAACCCCAGCTTCAGTGCCTGACTCATCCGGATGCCGCGCCTTCCTCGGCGCAGATTGACCAGTGGGCGAATGCAGCCGTAATGACATTCATGCGTGCCTATGGTTGCGGCGAGGACTCGCCCAATAAGCGTTCCCGGTCATGA
- a CDS encoding EexN family lipoprotein, whose product MKKIIPFLLVTALSACGQSEAPQKAADSETNIPTVEELAANPDQLKGLRQQCKTDRPKLGDMLCNRVAEATRKRFYGDGETPYTPPKESPKF is encoded by the coding sequence ATGAAGAAAATCATTCCGTTCTTGCTCGTGACCGCCTTGTCTGCTTGCGGCCAATCCGAGGCACCTCAGAAGGCCGCCGATTCGGAGACGAATATTCCGACGGTGGAAGAGCTGGCGGCCAACCCTGACCAGCTTAAAGGACTGCGCCAACAGTGCAAGACCGATCGCCCCAAGCTGGGCGACATGCTGTGCAACCGGGTGGCCGAAGCCACGCGCAAGCGATTCTATGGCGACGGCGAAACGCCCTATACACCGCCGAAAGAGTCGCCAAAGTTCTGA
- a CDS encoding conjugal transfer protein TraG → MQGTNVLFGQIAVVFGIVIAGVWGATQWTAAALGYQLRLGSPWFDFFGTPVYHPWRLFEWWFFFDAYAPRVFDTGGAIAGGSGLVAVLVAIGMSIWRSRQSRLVTTYGSARWANADDIRKAGLTQPAGVFLGQHDRQYLRHEGPEHVLTFAPTRSGKGVGLVVPTLLSWPASAVIHDIKGENWQITAGWRSRFSHCLLFNPTDAKSAAYNPLLEVRRGAHEVRDVQNIADILVDPEGALEKRNHWEKTSHALLVGAILHVLYAGEDKTLRGVANFLSDPASPFELTLHRMMTTPHLGDGPHPVVASAAREVLNKSDNERSGVLSTAMSFLGLYRDPTVAEVTSRCDWRIADLIAAEHPVSLYLVVPPSDISRTKPLIRLILNQIGRRLTESLDGSDGIARRHKLLLMLDEFPALGRLDFFETALAFMAGYGIRSFLIAQSLNQIDKAYGQNHSILDNCHVRVTFATNDERTAKRISETLGTATELRAQRNYAGHRLAPWLDHLMVSRQETARPLLTPGEVMQLPPDEAVVMVSSVAPIKAKKLRYYADANFKRRVLPPPALADGQYADAPPLRPDDWSGLAIPAVPTAPAAASADGLGSADDGGPRRQPELSETVAYDPELAAPAADLGLLDDDDDLPLPLPRQFDPAMQRTARLASLDPNDGIEL, encoded by the coding sequence ATGCAAGGGACGAACGTGCTGTTCGGTCAGATCGCCGTGGTATTCGGCATCGTGATCGCCGGCGTGTGGGGCGCCACACAATGGACAGCAGCGGCCCTTGGCTACCAACTACGCCTTGGCTCGCCCTGGTTTGATTTCTTCGGCACGCCGGTCTATCACCCGTGGCGGCTGTTCGAGTGGTGGTTCTTCTTCGACGCCTACGCGCCGCGCGTGTTCGACACCGGCGGCGCCATCGCGGGCGGCAGCGGTCTTGTTGCCGTGCTGGTGGCGATTGGCATGTCGATCTGGCGCTCGCGGCAATCGCGCCTGGTCACGACCTACGGCTCGGCCCGCTGGGCGAACGCGGATGACATTCGCAAGGCCGGCCTCACACAGCCGGCCGGCGTGTTCCTCGGCCAGCACGATCGCCAGTACCTGCGTCACGAAGGCCCGGAACACGTCCTGACCTTCGCGCCCACGCGCTCGGGCAAAGGTGTCGGCCTGGTGGTGCCGACGCTGCTGTCCTGGCCGGCCTCGGCCGTCATCCATGACATCAAGGGCGAGAACTGGCAGATCACCGCCGGCTGGCGCAGCCGATTCAGCCATTGCCTTCTGTTCAACCCGACCGATGCGAAGTCGGCGGCATACAACCCGCTGCTGGAGGTGCGGCGTGGCGCGCATGAAGTGCGCGACGTGCAGAACATCGCGGACATTCTGGTCGATCCCGAAGGCGCGTTGGAGAAGCGAAACCATTGGGAAAAGACCTCGCACGCGCTGCTGGTCGGGGCCATCCTGCATGTGCTCTACGCCGGCGAGGACAAGACGCTGCGCGGCGTCGCCAACTTTCTCTCCGATCCGGCCAGCCCGTTCGAGCTGACCTTGCACCGGATGATGACCACGCCGCACCTCGGCGACGGGCCGCATCCGGTCGTCGCATCGGCGGCGCGTGAAGTCCTCAACAAGAGCGACAACGAACGCTCGGGCGTGCTGTCCACGGCCATGTCGTTCCTCGGCCTTTACCGCGATCCCACGGTGGCCGAAGTCACCTCGCGCTGCGACTGGCGCATCGCCGACCTGATCGCTGCGGAACATCCGGTGTCGCTGTATCTGGTGGTGCCGCCTTCGGACATTTCGCGGACGAAGCCCCTCATTCGCCTGATCCTCAACCAGATCGGGCGGCGGCTCACCGAATCGCTCGACGGTTCCGATGGCATCGCGCGCCGCCACAAGCTGCTGTTGATGCTCGACGAGTTCCCGGCGCTGGGGCGCCTGGACTTCTTCGAGACGGCGCTGGCCTTCATGGCGGGCTACGGCATCCGCAGCTTCCTCATCGCGCAGTCGCTCAACCAGATCGACAAGGCGTATGGGCAAAACCACTCCATCCTCGACAACTGCCATGTGCGCGTGACGTTCGCCACGAACGACGAGCGCACCGCCAAGCGGATTTCCGAGACGCTGGGCACGGCCACCGAGCTGCGCGCGCAGCGCAACTATGCCGGCCACCGGCTCGCGCCGTGGCTAGACCACCTGATGGTGTCGCGCCAGGAAACCGCGCGCCCGCTGCTGACGCCGGGCGAAGTCATGCAGCTTCCACCTGACGAGGCCGTGGTGATGGTGTCCAGCGTGGCACCGATCAAGGCCAAGAAGCTGCGCTACTACGCGGACGCCAATTTCAAGCGTCGCGTGCTGCCACCGCCCGCGCTGGCGGATGGGCAGTACGCCGACGCGCCGCCATTGCGGCCCGACGACTGGAGCGGGTTGGCGATTCCCGCCGTGCCCACCGCACCCGCCGCGGCATCCGCTGATGGCCTGGGTTCCGCCGATGACGGTGGCCCACGCCGTCAGCCCGAACTCTCCGAAACCGTCGCCTACGACCCCGAGCTTGCCGCGCCTGCGGCCGACCTTGGGCTGCTCGATGACGACGACGACCTGCCGCTTCCCCTTCCTCGCCAGTTCGATCCAGCCATGCAGCGCACGGCCCGGCTGGCTTCCCTCGACCCCAACGACGGAATCGAGCTATGA
- a CDS encoding HlyD family secretion protein codes for MAMPKKAKITSAVLLLAVAVGCVIYLNRPESSASTQSTDDAYVQADFTLVAPQVSGVIGKVLVEENQPVKAGDLLVAIDDRDFIVAVNTAKAQVAAAEASVEGLAARVVQQETAIRQAQAAVAVDDAELKLAEANQKRYRNLASDGSGSIQAQQQAEAQLAIRLASRDKNRAGLQAARQQTDILKADLEKAKAALSQAQAAQAAAELKLSYTQITAPISGVIGQKSVRVGSFVNAGKPLAAVVPLDAVYITANFRETQLARVRPGQPVDIKVDALPGTELKGTVESLGPASGVSYSAVAPHNATGNFTKIVQRLPVRIRIDSDQPDAANLRVGMSVTPKIRIGD; via the coding sequence ATGGCCATGCCGAAGAAAGCCAAGATTACCAGTGCCGTGCTGCTGCTCGCAGTCGCAGTGGGCTGTGTCATTTATCTGAATCGTCCCGAGTCCAGCGCATCGACCCAATCTACGGACGATGCCTACGTCCAAGCCGATTTCACCCTCGTCGCGCCGCAGGTGTCCGGCGTGATCGGAAAGGTACTGGTCGAAGAAAACCAGCCAGTGAAGGCTGGGGATTTGCTCGTCGCCATCGACGACCGGGATTTCATCGTTGCGGTGAACACGGCAAAGGCACAGGTCGCCGCTGCCGAGGCCAGTGTCGAGGGGCTTGCCGCGCGTGTGGTGCAGCAGGAAACCGCGATACGTCAGGCGCAGGCGGCCGTTGCGGTGGACGATGCAGAACTCAAATTGGCAGAGGCCAACCAGAAACGCTACCGGAACCTGGCCTCCGATGGATCAGGTTCGATCCAGGCACAGCAACAGGCCGAGGCGCAGTTGGCCATTCGGCTGGCCAGCCGGGACAAGAATCGCGCGGGCCTGCAAGCGGCGCGGCAGCAGACGGACATCCTGAAAGCCGATCTTGAAAAGGCCAAGGCTGCGCTTTCTCAAGCGCAAGCCGCACAGGCCGCAGCGGAGTTGAAGCTCTCCTATACCCAAATCACGGCGCCCATCAGTGGCGTGATCGGCCAGAAGTCAGTGCGCGTCGGATCGTTCGTGAATGCCGGCAAACCATTGGCGGCCGTCGTTCCGCTGGATGCGGTCTACATCACGGCCAACTTCCGCGAAACGCAGTTGGCGCGCGTGCGGCCTGGGCAGCCGGTGGACATCAAGGTGGATGCCTTGCCGGGTACCGAGTTGAAGGGAACCGTGGAGAGCCTGGGGCCGGCCAGTGGCGTCAGCTATTCGGCCGTCGCGCCACACAACGCCACGGGCAACTTCACCAAGATCGTCCAGCGCCTGCCTGTGCGTATTCGCATCGACTCCGACCAGCCTGATGCGGCGAATCTGCGCGTCGGTATGTCCGTAACGCCGAAGATCCGCATCGGCGACTAG
- the trbB gene encoding P-type conjugative transfer ATPase TrbB, producing the protein MSAVPQSMSATSLDRRIQMLRTAMGPLIAAALEDPDVVEVMLNPDRTLWVDRLSSGRAPMGVELPEADGERIIRLVAAHVGAEVHRGQPLLSAELPETGERFEGILPPAAPGPAFALRKRAIGVIPLERYVIDGMMTSAQAGFLVRAVRERQNVLIAGATSSGKTTLANALLAEIAATGDRVLVLEDTVELQCAARDHVPLRTRAGVVSMTELVRSSMRLRPDRVVVGEVRGAEALDLIKVWGTGHPGGIATIHAGSALGALLRLEQLILEVAVNPPRALIAEAVNVVIHIAGRGRKRRIENIARVVGFDGVGYQLADALETPFPELPPRPDAAPAAATSPSPDSLGELP; encoded by the coding sequence ATGAGCGCCGTTCCACAGTCCATGAGCGCCACGTCGCTCGACCGCCGCATCCAGATGCTGCGCACGGCGATGGGGCCGCTGATCGCCGCTGCGCTCGAAGACCCGGACGTGGTGGAGGTGATGCTGAATCCCGATCGCACCCTTTGGGTGGATCGGCTTTCCAGTGGGCGCGCGCCGATGGGCGTGGAACTGCCCGAGGCGGACGGCGAGCGAATCATCCGCCTGGTCGCGGCCCACGTCGGCGCAGAAGTCCATCGCGGCCAGCCGCTGCTGTCCGCCGAGTTGCCCGAAACGGGCGAACGCTTCGAGGGCATCTTGCCACCGGCAGCGCCGGGGCCGGCCTTCGCGCTGCGCAAGCGCGCCATCGGCGTGATTCCGCTGGAGCGGTACGTCATCGACGGGATGATGACCAGCGCGCAAGCGGGCTTTCTCGTTCGCGCCGTGCGCGAGCGGCAGAACGTGCTGATCGCCGGCGCCACCAGCAGCGGCAAGACCACGCTCGCCAATGCGTTGCTCGCCGAAATCGCCGCCACCGGCGACCGCGTGCTGGTGCTCGAAGACACGGTGGAACTGCAATGCGCAGCCCGCGACCACGTTCCGCTGCGCACCCGCGCAGGCGTGGTGTCGATGACCGAACTGGTGCGCTCGTCCATGCGCCTGCGGCCTGATCGCGTCGTCGTTGGCGAAGTGCGCGGCGCCGAGGCACTGGATCTGATCAAGGTGTGGGGCACAGGCCATCCGGGCGGTATCGCCACGATCCATGCCGGCTCCGCGCTCGGCGCGCTGCTGCGCCTGGAGCAACTGATTCTCGAAGTGGCGGTGAACCCTCCCCGTGCGCTGATCGCCGAGGCGGTCAACGTAGTGATTCACATCGCCGGACGCGGGCGCAAGCGCCGCATCGAGAACATCGCCCGCGTCGTCGGCTTCGACGGCGTGGGCTACCAATTGGCGGACGCGCTGGAAACGCCGTTTCCCGAGCTGCCGCCACGTCCCGATGCCGCCCCCGCTGCGGCGACTTCCCCATCGCCTGACTCACTTGGAGAACTGCCATGA
- a CDS encoding ribbon-helix-helix protein, CopG family: MSQYRLNLFIQPEHAKRLDELAAKKGVSKSSIVAAALASWLSPDAADQREAAIAKRLDRLSRQAERMERDQNIQIETLALFIRYYLTVSAPVPEAHQEAARAQGKARFEQFVEQLGRHLLRGRSLVRDVVEELHPDPMRMEDAAAAAQAQERAS; this comes from the coding sequence ATGAGCCAATATCGCCTGAATCTCTTTATCCAGCCGGAGCACGCCAAGCGCCTGGACGAGCTGGCCGCCAAGAAAGGCGTGTCCAAGTCGTCCATCGTCGCGGCGGCGCTCGCATCGTGGCTGTCGCCCGATGCCGCCGACCAGCGCGAAGCGGCTATCGCCAAGCGGCTGGATCGCCTGTCGCGCCAGGCCGAGCGTATGGAGCGCGACCAGAACATCCAGATCGAAACGCTGGCGCTGTTCATTCGCTACTACCTCACGGTCAGCGCGCCAGTCCCCGAGGCGCACCAAGAGGCCGCCCGCGCCCAGGGCAAAGCTCGCTTCGAGCAGTTCGTTGAACAGTTGGGTCGGCACCTGCTGCGCGGGCGCAGCCTGGTGCGCGACGTGGTGGAGGAACTGCATCCCGACCCAATGCGGATGGAAGACGCGGCGGCAGCCGCGCAAGCGCAGGAGCGTGCGTCATGA
- a CDS encoding MFS transporter translates to MSAAALQPTAAPPAPAAAVAPPKRAIAGLVGILIAAMMAGLNNRVGALALADVRGALGFGLDDASWLTTVYSAGEVIAMPFAAWFAITLSVRRFELWMIGACTLLAVCIPFIHDLDLLLAMRFLQGIASGTMIPVLMMAALKFLPPHIRLHGLALYALTATFAPNLSIWLAGQWTDGLFDWRWVYWQILPLAAIAALLIGWGLPKDPIQTDRFPQANWPGMAFGMPAFALITVALDQGVRLDWFNSPLIVVSLVAGLTLLAAYLLTEWYHPAPFIKLQMLSRRNLALGFTLFICLLVVLTSGVMLPMTYLGPLQSYRPLQMAPIGLIVALPQLVLGSVVALFLYRKWVDARFVFAGGLLLIALACFFGAQLTSDWNRDQFVMTQTLQAFGQPMAVVSMLFLCTSVVHPSEGPYVSGNINTLRALGSVLGGAVVGQLVTVRQRFHAEMLLDHAALVGNSVPLAPEPAQLMGIIGQQALVLSVADAYRVLGVLALVMVPFVLRLTCIPAPDLQAAAPQSKPLPQG, encoded by the coding sequence ATGAGTGCCGCAGCGTTGCAGCCGACAGCGGCGCCACCCGCACCCGCTGCTGCGGTAGCCCCTCCGAAGCGGGCGATCGCCGGGCTGGTCGGCATCCTCATCGCGGCCATGATGGCCGGACTGAACAACCGCGTGGGCGCGTTGGCGCTGGCGGACGTGCGTGGCGCGCTGGGCTTCGGCCTGGACGACGCCTCCTGGCTCACGACCGTCTATAGCGCCGGCGAAGTGATCGCCATGCCGTTTGCGGCATGGTTCGCCATCACGCTCTCAGTGCGCCGCTTCGAGCTGTGGATGATCGGCGCATGCACCTTGCTGGCGGTGTGCATTCCCTTCATCCATGACCTCGATCTGCTGCTGGCCATGCGCTTCCTGCAAGGCATCGCCAGCGGCACGATGATTCCCGTGCTGATGATGGCGGCGTTGAAGTTCCTGCCACCCCACATACGGCTGCACGGACTGGCGCTGTATGCACTGACGGCCACCTTCGCCCCCAACCTCTCGATCTGGCTGGCGGGGCAATGGACGGATGGCCTGTTCGATTGGCGCTGGGTGTACTGGCAAATCCTTCCGCTCGCGGCCATTGCCGCCTTGTTGATCGGATGGGGCCTGCCGAAAGACCCGATCCAGACAGACCGCTTCCCGCAGGCCAACTGGCCGGGCATGGCTTTCGGCATGCCGGCATTTGCCCTGATTACCGTCGCCCTGGATCAGGGCGTGCGGCTGGACTGGTTCAACTCCCCCCTCATCGTCGTCTCATTGGTGGCCGGGCTGACGCTGCTGGCGGCCTATCTGCTGACGGAGTGGTATCACCCGGCGCCGTTCATCAAATTGCAGATGCTCAGCCGCCGCAACCTGGCGTTGGGCTTCACCTTGTTCATCTGCCTTCTGGTCGTGCTGACCTCTGGCGTGATGTTGCCGATGACCTATCTCGGGCCGCTCCAAAGCTACCGACCGCTTCAGATGGCACCAATCGGGCTCATCGTCGCGCTGCCTCAACTGGTCCTGGGTTCCGTGGTGGCGCTGTTCCTGTACCGGAAATGGGTCGATGCCCGATTCGTGTTCGCGGGCGGCCTGCTGCTGATCGCCCTGGCGTGCTTCTTTGGTGCGCAATTGACTTCCGATTGGAACCGCGACCAGTTCGTTATGACGCAGACGCTGCAAGCCTTTGGCCAGCCCATGGCTGTCGTCTCGATGCTGTTCCTGTGTACCAGCGTCGTACATCCCAGCGAAGGCCCGTATGTGTCGGGGAACATCAACACGCTGCGCGCCCTGGGGTCGGTACTCGGGGGCGCGGTGGTTGGGCAACTCGTGACCGTGAGACAGCGGTTCCACGCGGAAATGCTGCTGGACCACGCTGCGTTGGTAGGCAACTCCGTCCCGCTTGCTCCGGAGCCCGCTCAACTGATGGGAATCATCGGCCAGCAGGCGCTGGTGCTGTCAGTCGCGGATGCCTATCGCGTACTCGGCGTTCTGGCGCTGGTGATGGTCCCCTTCGTATTGCGGCTGACCTGCATTCCCGCCCCCGACTTGCAGGCCGCTGCTCCTCAATCCAAACCTTTGCCCCAAGGATAG